A DNA window from Helianthus annuus cultivar XRQ/B chromosome 15, HanXRQr2.0-SUNRISE, whole genome shotgun sequence contains the following coding sequences:
- the LOC110881738 gene encoding uncharacterized protein LOC110881738 has protein sequence MVSSRGCFLMFLHSLLCISSVSLPDTAYPPIENHDCSCFGTNLGRVDTSVSSTPKLEALTYVIVILILLNIIVYMLRELRETSVGEDKKPPSLSTENVCRRFLLSEMQSATNGFDQSMIIGKGGFGKVYRGVFDNGATTVAIKRLDSRSKQGAIEFWTEIKMLSRFRHSNLVSLIGYCDEFDEMMLVYEYISGGNLAERLHKVKGSSQKSHLSLVDRLKSCIGAARALDYLHTGTGVRHRIIHRDVKSSNILLDGNITAKVSDFGLSKISQMDQGCTHVSTDVKGSFGYFDPSYFLTRRLTRKSDVYSFGVVLLEVLCGRPAVDPSHGDNDLGLVGWAQQFTKQGKLNHIIDPSLLWLTPCSRVKAQIMPDCLKAFVELADKCLQTRPKDRPTMGEVVVALEAALALQERGDSLVVSSPNSYIKSGKIMTLSRMLRNMLLVKSPIRPVIGDLEPLGKKKRQNKWYLPYKFSNKEDLVTESGDRYQELKVAVSGLKIFSLDALKMATRNFSDDRVVGEGAFGKVYKGWVEQETYAPSKIGSGIPVAVKKLDTDGYQGFEEWETEVKLSGELNHPNITKLLGYCAEEMELLLVYEFLHRGSLENYILKRKYTSRSLVCIIYIGTLSWSRRVKIMLGTAKGIAYLHSRENQIIIRDLKTSNILLDEDFNARIADFGLATHGPINGETHLITQVMGTYGYAAPEYVATGYLNGKNDIYAFGVVLLETLTGLRVFDKTRPKNEQDLVQWARPMLPKKKKLMNIIDPSLGDDYPPEAICQYAKLVLKCTHAELKDRPSIEQVLKRCGDDDDEDPDPTLNLLKFQMKETGSLMDLRGRKRSPIVWDRFDEKQVKICSKNIVYSTSSVVSRFLSPKIGLVASKSECRISSVESVVSNVSDDVESPRLLAANSLEDGEYVEDGEYVAAPNLSKSKWAF, from the exons ATGGTTTCCAGCAGAGGATGTTTTTTGATGTTCCTGCATAGTTTATTATGTATATCATCTGTTAGTTTGCCAGATACAGCTTATCCACCAATTGAAAATCATGATTGCAGTTGTTTTGGTACAAATCTTGGACGGGTGGACACGTCGGTTTCTTCGACTCCAAAGCTAGAAGCATTAACTTATGTGATTGTCATTTTGATTCTGCTCAATATAATAGTTTATATGTTGAGGGAACTTCGTGAAACAAGCGTCGGGGAGGATAAGAAACCACCATCTTTGTCAACCGAAAATGTGTGTCGTAGGTTTTTGCTTTCTGAGATGCAATCAGCAACAAACGGTTTTGATCAGTCTATGATCATTGGAAAAGGTGGTTTTGGTAAGGTATATAGAGGTGTCTTTGATAATGGTGCAACAACAGTGGCAATCAAACGGTTAGATTCAAGATCTAAACAAGGAGCAATTGAATTTTGGACGGAGATCAAGATGCTTTCAAGGTTTAGACACAGCAATCTGGTGTCTCTTATTGGATACTGTGACGAGTTTGATGAGATGATGCTTGTGTACGAGTATATATCTGGTGGAAATCTAGCAGAACGCCTGCATAAAGTCAAAGGGTCAAGCCAAAAGTCTCATCTTTCGTTGGTAGATCGCCTCAAGAGTTGCATAGGGGCTGCACGTGCATTAGACTACCTTCACACTGGGACAGGTGTCCGCCATCGTATCATACACAGGGATGTCAAAAGCTCGAATATACTCTTGGATGGGAATATCACAGCTAAGGTATCTGATTTTGGATTGTCGAAAATCAGTCAGATGGACCAGGGGTGCACCCATGTGAGCACAGATGTTAAAGGATCATTCGGGTATTTTGATCCAAGCTATTTCTTGACCCGAAGATTAACAAGAAAATCAGATGTTTACTCGTTTGGGGTTGTATTATTGGAAGTGTTATGTGGGAGGCCTGCTGTTGATCCAAGTCATGGAGACAATGATCTTGGTCTAGTTGGTTGGGCCCAGCAATTCACCAAACAAGGAAAGTTGAACCATATAATTGATCCTAGTTTGCTGTGGCTAACCCCCTGTTCAAGGGTAAAGGCTCAAATCATGCCTGATTGCTTAAAAGCATTTGTGGAACTTGCTGATAAATGCTTGCAGACTCGACCCAAAGACCGACCGACTATGGGTGAGGTGGTAGTAGCACTTGAGGCTGCATTAGCATTGCAAGAGAGAGGCGATTCTTTGGTAGTCTCCAGTCCAAATTCTTATATCAAGTCTGGAAAGATAATGACATTATCAAGAATGCTTCGAAACATGTTGCTTGTCAAAAGCCCCATTAGACCTG TGATCGGGGATCTAGAACCTTTGGGAAAAAAGAAAAGACAGAATAAATGGTATCTTCCCTATAAATTTTCTAACAAGGAAGATTTAGTGACTGAAAGTGGAGATCGTTACCAAGAACTTAAAGTTGCAGTTTCTGGTTTGAAAATATTCAGTTTAGATGCACTTAAAATGGCCACTAGGAACTTTAGTGATGATAGGGTTGTGGGTGAGGGAGCTTTTGGAAAAGTTTATAAAGGTTGGGTTGAACAAGAAACATATGCTCCCTCAAAAATTGGCTCTGGTATTCCTGTTGCTGTGAAAAAGCTTGATACTGATGGTTATCAAGGATTTGAAGAATGGGAG ACGGAGGTGAAACTTTCAGGCGAATTGAATCATCCGAATATAACCAAATTATTAGGATACTGCGCAGAAGAAATGGAACTACTCCTGGTCTACGAGTTTTTGCATAGGGGGAGCCTAGAGAATTATATACTGAAACGTAAGTATACATCTCGCTCTTTGGTCTGCATAATATATATTG GAACACTTTCTTGGTCAAGACGGGTGAAAATAATGCTAGGAACAGCTAAAGGCATTGCCTATCTGCATTCTAGAGAGAATCAAATCATAATCCGTGATCTGAAGACTTCTAACATACTGCTTGATGAG GATTTCAATGCAAGAATCGCGGATTTTGGGCTGGCAACACATGGTCCGATAAATGGAGAGACACATCTAATAACACAGGTAATGGGCACATACGGCTATGCAGCTCCAGAGTATGTGGCAACAG GTTATTTAAATGGAAAGAATGACATATACGCTTTTGGAGTGGTGTTACTGGAAACACTTACGGGCCTACGGGTTTTTGACAAAACGCGGCCAAAAAATGAGCAAGATCTTGTGCAATGGGCGAGGCCGATGCTGCCCAAGAAAAAGAAGCTAATGAATATAATAGACCCCAGTCTTGGTGATGACTACCCACCAGAAGCTATATGTCAGTATGCTAAACTTGTTCTAAAGTGTACTCATGCTGAACTGAAAGATAGACCGTccattgaacaagtgttgaagag AtgtggtgatgatgatgacgaaG ATCCAGATCCAACACTCAACTTACTAAAGTTTCAGATGAAAGAAACAGGTTCATTGATGGATCTACGAGGAAGAAAAAGGTCACCGATTGTGTGGGACAGATTTGATGAGAAACAAGTGAAGATTTGTTCTAAGAACATAGTTTATTCCACTAGCTCTGTTGTTAGTCGGTTTTTGTCTCCTAAAATCGGTTTGGTTGCTAGTAAAAGTGAGTGTCGAATTTCTTCTGTTGAGTCTGTTGTTTCTAATGTTTCAGATGATGTGGAATCACCAAGGTTGTTGGCTGCAAATTCTCTCGAAGATGGAGAGTATGTTGAAGATGGAGAATATGTTGCGGCTCCGAACTTATCGAAATCAAAGTGGGCATTTTAA